In Halopseudomonas xinjiangensis, a single genomic region encodes these proteins:
- the hemC gene encoding hydroxymethylbilane synthase gives MSRHLRIATRKSSLALWQAEYVKARLEELHPHITVSLVPMVSRGDKLLDSPLAKIGGKGLFVKELETAMMNDEADLAVHSMKDVPMNFPDGLGLYVICEREDPRDAFVSNRYETVASMPAGSIVGTSSLRRQAQLMARRPDLTVHFLRGNVNTRLAKLDAGEYDAIILAAAGLMRLGFQERIGYAMAPEESLPAGGQGAVGIECRTDDTELHELLAPLNDVDSGLRVRAERALNHRLNGGCQVPIACYAEREAGQIWLRGLVGQPDGSRLITAEARGPEDDPEKLGIAVAEDLLSQGAQDILDAVYQEEGGAR, from the coding sequence ATGAGTCGACATCTGCGTATTGCCACCCGCAAGAGCTCGCTGGCCCTGTGGCAGGCCGAGTACGTCAAGGCGCGCCTGGAAGAACTCCACCCGCACATCACGGTAAGTCTGGTCCCGATGGTCAGCCGCGGCGACAAGCTGCTCGACTCGCCATTGGCCAAGATCGGCGGCAAGGGTCTGTTCGTCAAAGAGCTCGAAACAGCGATGATGAACGACGAGGCTGACCTCGCGGTGCACTCGATGAAAGACGTGCCGATGAATTTCCCCGATGGTCTGGGGCTGTATGTCATCTGCGAGCGCGAGGATCCGCGCGATGCGTTCGTCTCCAATCGCTACGAAACCGTTGCCAGCATGCCAGCCGGCAGCATCGTCGGGACATCCAGCCTTCGCAGGCAGGCCCAGCTGATGGCCCGTCGGCCGGATCTGACCGTGCACTTCTTGCGTGGCAACGTGAATACCCGCCTGGCGAAGCTCGATGCCGGTGAATATGACGCGATCATTCTTGCTGCCGCCGGGCTCATGCGCCTCGGCTTCCAGGAGCGCATCGGTTATGCCATGGCTCCGGAAGAAAGTCTCCCTGCGGGCGGCCAGGGCGCGGTCGGTATCGAATGCCGGACCGACGATACCGAATTGCACGAGTTGCTCGCTCCGCTGAACGATGTGGATAGCGGCTTGCGGGTCCGCGCCGAGCGCGCGTTGAACCACCGTCTAAATGGCGGATGCCAGGTGCCGATTGCCTGCTATGCCGAACGTGAAGCCGGGCAGATCTGGTTGCGTGGGCTGGTAGGCCAGCCTGACGGCAGCCGACTGATCACCGCCGAGGCGCGTGGGCCGGAGGACGATCCGGAGAAGCTGGGCATCGCGGTGGCCGAGGATCTGCTCTCACAAGGCGCACAGGACATCCTCGATGCGGTCTATCAGGAGGAGGGCGGTGCCCGGTGA
- a CDS encoding LytR/AlgR family response regulator transcription factor — protein sequence MKVLIADDEPLARERLTRLVSALPGYTALPETASNGQEVLDIVAEQHPDIVLLDIRMPGMDGLQAAAKLSEMSEAPAVVFCTAHGEYALEAFSVAAVGYLLKPVRSEDLAEALAKAQRLNRMQLANLGKAGVTSESNQARSHISARTRRGVELVPIEEVLYFIADHKYVTLRHCEGEVLLDEPLKALEDEFGDYFVRIHRNALVARNRIERLQRSAMGHFHLHLKGLPEETLTVSRRHVPGVRKLMDQL from the coding sequence ATGAAAGTACTGATCGCCGATGATGAACCACTCGCTCGCGAACGCCTGACCAGACTGGTCTCCGCGCTCCCGGGCTACACAGCATTACCGGAGACGGCCAGCAACGGCCAGGAAGTACTCGATATCGTAGCCGAGCAACATCCCGACATTGTCCTGCTGGATATTCGTATGCCGGGCATGGATGGCCTGCAGGCCGCCGCCAAGCTGAGCGAGATGAGCGAGGCGCCGGCGGTGGTGTTCTGTACAGCCCACGGCGAGTATGCGCTCGAAGCCTTTTCCGTGGCCGCCGTCGGCTACCTGCTCAAGCCGGTTCGCAGTGAGGATCTTGCCGAGGCCCTGGCCAAGGCGCAGCGGCTCAACCGCATGCAGCTGGCCAACCTGGGCAAGGCTGGCGTGACCAGCGAGTCCAATCAGGCGCGCAGCCATATCAGTGCCCGGACTCGGCGTGGTGTCGAACTGGTGCCGATTGAGGAAGTGCTCTATTTCATAGCAGACCACAAGTACGTCACGCTGCGACACTGCGAGGGCGAGGTCCTGCTGGACGAGCCGCTCAAGGCGCTGGAGGACGAGTTTGGCGACTACTTCGTCCGGATCCACCGCAACGCCCTGGTTGCCCGCAATCGCATAGAGCGTCTGCAGCGCAGTGCCATGGGGCATTTCCACCTGCATCTGAAAGGCTTGCCGGAGGAAACGCTAACGGTCAGCCGGCGCCATGTGCCTGGGGTACGCAAGCTGATGGATCAGTTGTGA
- the aguA gene encoding agmatine deiminase produces MYTLHSTPRADGYRMPAEWEQHGQTWMVWPERPDNWRLGGKPAQAAFAEVAGAIASFEPVTICVSPAQYSNASAQLDHPAIRVVELSSDDAWARDTGPTFVINGQGGIRGVDWTFNAWGGFDGGLYWPWQRDDQVADKILSLERCPRYRTEGFVLEGGAIHVDGEGTVITTEECLLNPNRNPHMVREEIELKLGDYLGIEKVIWLPNGLFNDETDGHVDNFCCFVRPGEVLLAWTDDEEDPNYLRCQAAIRVLQASRDAQGREFVVHKMPIPGPIHASPEECTGIDKVAGSQPRDPSIRLAGSYVNFLIVNGGIVAPAFDDPKDDEAREILQQLFPDRRVVMVPGREILLGGGNIHCITQQQPAA; encoded by the coding sequence ATGTATACCTTGCATAGTACGCCGCGCGCCGATGGCTATCGCATGCCTGCCGAATGGGAACAGCACGGCCAGACCTGGATGGTCTGGCCGGAGCGGCCGGATAACTGGCGTCTCGGCGGCAAGCCGGCGCAAGCCGCGTTCGCCGAGGTGGCCGGGGCCATCGCCAGCTTCGAGCCGGTAACCATTTGTGTGTCACCCGCACAATACTCTAATGCCAGCGCTCAGCTCGACCACCCGGCCATCCGCGTCGTCGAGCTGAGTAGCGACGACGCCTGGGCTCGCGATACCGGTCCGACCTTCGTGATCAACGGACAGGGCGGGATTCGCGGCGTCGACTGGACATTCAACGCTTGGGGCGGCTTCGATGGCGGGCTGTACTGGCCCTGGCAGCGCGATGATCAGGTTGCCGACAAGATACTCAGTCTGGAACGCTGCCCGCGTTACCGTACCGAGGGCTTCGTGCTGGAAGGCGGAGCGATCCACGTCGATGGGGAAGGCACCGTGATCACCACCGAGGAGTGTCTGCTCAACCCGAATCGCAACCCGCACATGGTGCGCGAGGAGATCGAACTCAAGCTCGGCGATTATCTGGGTATCGAAAAAGTCATCTGGTTGCCGAATGGCCTGTTCAATGACGAAACCGACGGCCACGTCGACAATTTCTGCTGCTTCGTCCGGCCGGGCGAAGTGCTGCTGGCCTGGACTGATGACGAAGAGGACCCCAACTACCTGCGCTGTCAGGCCGCCATCCGCGTGTTGCAGGCCAGCCGCGACGCCCAGGGAAGGGAGTTCGTGGTTCACAAGATGCCGATTCCGGGACCGATTCACGCCTCCCCCGAAGAATGCACGGGAATCGACAAGGTCGCCGGCAGCCAGCCGCGGGATCCTTCGATACGCCTGGCCGGTTCCTATGTGAATTTCCTGATCGTCAATGGCGGCATCGTCGCTCCGGCCTTCGATGATCCGAAGGATGACGAGGCGAGGGAGATCCTGCAGCAGCTGTTTCCGGATCGCCGGGTGGTGATGGTGCCGGGCAGGGAGATCCTGCTGGGTGGGGGAAATATTCACTGCATTACGCAGCAGCAGCCGGCAGCGTAG
- a CDS encoding uroporphyrinogen-III synthase: MSGRRLLLTRSAEDNRRLATRLAAAGVDTLNIPLICIEPCEETFAQRQQMLDLDRYQAVVVVSPVAARQGLERLDRYWPQAPSDIEWLAVGATTASVLSEYGLPVCRPDDGQDSEALLRLPIWQQLLAVPNLKVLIWRGVGGREHIAETVRGAGGQVDYLELYRRTQPAGLGDQLLAASGQGVQGILISSGQALEHWHDAAAQQWTAQRHWRCLVPSQRVAKRAAELGCTDIVVCDGADDAAVLAAIAAHPLTQQGEQRGTD, from the coding sequence GTGAGTGGTCGTCGGCTGCTGCTGACGCGTTCGGCCGAGGATAACCGGCGGCTGGCGACCAGGTTGGCGGCAGCGGGCGTTGACACGTTGAACATACCGCTCATCTGCATCGAACCATGCGAAGAGACTTTCGCACAGCGCCAGCAGATGCTCGATCTCGATCGCTATCAGGCGGTGGTGGTAGTCAGCCCTGTCGCGGCGCGGCAAGGGCTCGAGCGGCTCGATCGGTACTGGCCTCAGGCTCCATCAGACATTGAATGGTTGGCGGTGGGTGCAACGACGGCTTCGGTGTTGTCCGAATACGGACTGCCTGTGTGCAGACCCGACGACGGCCAGGATAGTGAAGCGCTGCTGCGTCTGCCGATCTGGCAACAGCTGCTTGCAGTACCCAATCTGAAGGTGTTGATCTGGCGAGGGGTAGGTGGGCGCGAGCACATTGCCGAGACGGTGCGGGGCGCCGGCGGCCAGGTCGACTATCTTGAATTGTACAGGCGTACACAGCCGGCCGGGTTGGGTGACCAATTGTTGGCAGCATCCGGGCAAGGCGTACAAGGTATTCTCATCAGCAGTGGCCAGGCGCTCGAACACTGGCACGACGCTGCTGCGCAGCAATGGACCGCCCAGCGACACTGGCGGTGCCTGGTACCCAGCCAGCGGGTTGCCAAGCGCGCCGCAGAGCTGGGCTGCACTGACATTGTGGTTTGTGATGGAGCGGATGACGCGGCAGTTCTGGCTGCCATCGCCGCGCATCCGTTGACGCAACAAGGGGAACAGCGTGGAACCGACTGA
- the aguB gene encoding N-carbamoylputrescine amidase, translating into MSRLVTVAATQMSCSWDRQDNIAKAERLVRQAASQGAQIILIQELFETPYFCQKPNPEYLQLATEVDKNPAIAHFQALARELEVVLPVSFFELAGRSRFNSVAIIDADGRNLGTYRKSHIPDGPGYHEKYYFNPGDTGFKVWSTRYAKIGVGICWDQWFPECARSMALQGAEILFYPTAIGSEPHDSSITSRDHWQRVQQGHAGANLMPVIASNRIGTEEQDGYDITFYGSSFIADQFGAKVQEAGETEETVLVQEFDLDRMEHIRSAWGVFRDRRPNLYAPIKTLDGNLES; encoded by the coding sequence ATGTCCCGTCTCGTGACCGTCGCAGCCACTCAGATGAGCTGTTCCTGGGATCGCCAGGATAATATCGCCAAGGCCGAACGGCTGGTTCGTCAGGCTGCCAGCCAGGGTGCGCAGATCATCCTTATTCAGGAGCTGTTCGAGACGCCGTACTTCTGCCAGAAGCCGAATCCGGAATACCTACAGTTGGCGACCGAGGTCGACAAAAATCCGGCAATCGCGCATTTCCAGGCGCTGGCGCGAGAGCTGGAAGTTGTGCTGCCTGTCAGCTTTTTTGAGCTGGCCGGACGTTCGCGCTTCAATAGCGTGGCGATTATCGATGCGGACGGCAGAAACCTCGGCACCTATCGCAAGAGTCACATTCCAGACGGCCCGGGGTATCACGAGAAGTACTACTTCAATCCCGGCGATACCGGTTTCAAGGTCTGGAGTACCCGGTATGCCAAGATCGGTGTGGGCATCTGCTGGGATCAGTGGTTCCCCGAGTGTGCCCGGTCCATGGCACTGCAGGGTGCGGAGATTCTGTTCTACCCGACCGCCATCGGCAGCGAACCGCATGATTCGAGCATCACCTCGCGTGACCACTGGCAGCGTGTGCAACAGGGGCATGCCGGTGCGAATCTGATGCCGGTAATAGCGAGCAATCGCATCGGGACAGAGGAGCAGGACGGCTACGACATTACCTTCTATGGCTCCTCGTTCATTGCCGACCAGTTTGGTGCCAAGGTGCAGGAAGCCGGCGAAACCGAAGAAACGGTGCTGGTGCAGGAATTCGATCTGGACCGCATGGAGCACATCCGTAGCGCCTGGGGTGTGTTTCGCGACCGCCGGCCCAACCTGTATGCCCCGATCAAGACGCTCGACGGCAACCTGGAGTCCTGA
- a CDS encoding sensor histidine kinase yields MKNGLWTLLKKPYPGEDFFLPDLCSSVAVFTLVVLAELVVLLWVLAQPVAGGFDWLQLAMASLFVQWIVLLSAALLCRLRPWMQRRPLGLAIAACYAVVISLVLLFTVLGEWVLHQGMLGVPQLDGELLLRHGLIAAIMTSLLLRYFYLQQQWQRQTQAELKARLQSLQSRIRPHFLFNSLNSIVSLIESAPDKAENAVLDLADLFRANLGEAEGVATWAEERRLCEGYLRIEQYRLGDRLRVEWDTDALPATTPMPLLTLQPLLENAILHGLQPSLSGGDILIHGVYRSGVVELEVSNSCPDVVDSHQGARMALQNIRARLAALFGPQASVEAWRDGPRYFSKLVYPCSKRP; encoded by the coding sequence ATGAAGAACGGACTCTGGACACTGCTGAAAAAACCTTACCCCGGGGAAGATTTCTTTCTGCCGGACCTTTGCTCATCGGTCGCGGTATTCACCCTCGTGGTGCTTGCCGAACTGGTGGTACTGCTCTGGGTGCTGGCCCAGCCGGTCGCGGGCGGGTTTGACTGGCTGCAGCTGGCGATGGCGTCGCTCTTCGTGCAGTGGATCGTGCTGCTCTCGGCGGCTCTGCTGTGCCGCCTGCGTCCATGGATGCAGCGCCGGCCGCTGGGTCTGGCGATTGCCGCCTGTTACGCGGTGGTGATTTCGCTGGTGCTGCTGTTCACGGTGCTCGGTGAGTGGGTGTTACACCAGGGCATGCTCGGTGTGCCGCAGCTGGACGGCGAACTGCTGCTTCGCCATGGCCTGATCGCCGCGATCATGACCAGCCTTCTGCTGCGCTACTTCTACCTTCAGCAACAGTGGCAGCGGCAGACCCAGGCCGAGCTCAAGGCGCGGTTGCAGTCGCTGCAATCGCGTATCCGCCCGCATTTTCTGTTCAACAGCCTCAACAGCATCGTCAGTCTGATCGAGTCGGCGCCGGACAAGGCGGAAAACGCAGTGCTCGATCTGGCCGACCTGTTTCGCGCCAATCTGGGGGAAGCCGAAGGCGTGGCGACCTGGGCGGAAGAACGTCGTTTGTGTGAGGGTTACCTGCGTATCGAGCAGTATCGCCTTGGTGACCGTTTGCGTGTGGAATGGGATACGGACGCGCTACCGGCAACCACGCCGATGCCGCTGCTGACGCTGCAGCCGCTGCTCGAGAACGCCATTCTGCACGGGCTGCAGCCCAGCCTGAGTGGTGGTGACATCCTCATTCACGGCGTCTATCGAAGCGGCGTGGTTGAACTGGAAGTCTCCAACAGTTGTCCAGACGTGGTAGATAGCCATCAGGGGGCGCGCATGGCCTTGCAGAACATCCGGGCGCGTCTGGCCGCCTTGTTCGGGCCGCAGGCAAGTGTCGAGGCATGGCGAGACGGCCCGCGCTACTTCAGCAAGCTGGTCTATCCTTGTAGCAAACGTCCATAA
- a CDS encoding heme biosynthesis HemY N-terminal domain-containing protein: MNKSYIAILIVLLASALLGMAIAEDPGYLLIAWRNMSVETSIWVGLAVLIGLWLLFMLVRGLIRLLRVSGRKVNPWSRHNRGRRASSAATRGLLEFAEGHWSQALRLLKRSAPHAEQPLINYLAAARAAHELEDYGESDSLLREAHDTTPKADVAIAVTQAQLQIARGQHEQALATLTRLRKDHPKHLYALKLMSQLYVRLEDWPRLQQMLPELRKHKVLGEAEQQVLEHQVYLALLAQAGQRALQFDPPQPDPINGVWNQVPKAMRHDPTLVEAYCLQLRGMGAQELAEQTLRAELKQHFNDRLVHHYGLVQGKDPAKQLSTAEQWLGEHPHDATLLLALGRLSLRNSLWGKAREYFEASFASKRDIQTCAELVRLLEHMDEHQASEAMLRQGFALMVHDLPALPMPDKR; this comes from the coding sequence ATGAATAAAAGCTATATCGCTATCCTCATCGTTCTGCTGGCCTCCGCTCTATTGGGGATGGCCATAGCAGAGGACCCCGGATATCTGCTGATCGCCTGGCGCAACATGTCGGTCGAGACCAGTATCTGGGTTGGTCTCGCCGTTCTCATCGGCCTGTGGCTGTTGTTCATGCTTGTTCGTGGGCTGATTCGCCTGCTTCGCGTTTCGGGGCGGAAGGTTAACCCATGGTCCCGGCACAACCGTGGTCGCCGCGCCAGTTCGGCGGCCACACGTGGGCTGCTGGAGTTCGCCGAAGGGCACTGGAGTCAGGCGCTGCGCTTGCTGAAGCGATCGGCGCCGCACGCCGAGCAGCCCTTGATCAACTATCTCGCTGCGGCGCGCGCGGCGCATGAGCTGGAAGATTACGGCGAGTCCGACAGCCTGTTGCGTGAAGCTCACGACACGACGCCCAAGGCGGACGTTGCCATTGCGGTGACGCAGGCTCAGTTGCAGATCGCCCGCGGCCAGCATGAGCAGGCACTCGCCACCCTGACCCGGCTGCGCAAGGATCATCCCAAGCATCTTTATGCACTGAAGCTGATGAGTCAGTTATACGTGCGGCTGGAGGACTGGCCGCGCCTGCAGCAGATGCTGCCTGAGCTGCGCAAGCACAAGGTACTGGGCGAAGCAGAGCAGCAGGTGCTCGAGCATCAGGTATATCTCGCGCTGCTCGCTCAGGCTGGTCAGCGCGCGCTGCAATTCGACCCGCCGCAGCCTGACCCCATCAACGGTGTCTGGAACCAGGTGCCAAAGGCAATGCGTCATGATCCGACTCTGGTCGAGGCTTATTGCCTGCAGCTGCGCGGTATGGGTGCGCAGGAGCTTGCCGAGCAGACCTTGCGCGCTGAGCTCAAGCAGCACTTCAATGACCGTCTGGTGCATCACTACGGGCTGGTGCAGGGCAAGGACCCCGCCAAGCAGCTGAGCACCGCCGAGCAGTGGCTGGGCGAGCATCCGCATGACGCCACGTTGCTGCTGGCGCTGGGCAGGTTGAGCCTGCGCAATAGTCTGTGGGGGAAAGCTCGCGAATACTTCGAGGCGAGCTTCGCCAGCAAGCGGGATATTCAGACGTGTGCCGAACTGGTTCGGTTGCTCGAGCATATGGACGAGCATCAGGCTAGCGAAGCCATGTTGCGCCAGGGCTTCGCCCTGATGGTGCACGACCTGCCTGCGTTGCCGATGCCTGACAAGCGCTGA
- the argH gene encoding argininosuccinate lyase, with amino-acid sequence MSQDKTTNQSWGGRFSEPVDAFVARFTASVDFDKRLYKHDIQGSIAHATMLAKVGVLSDAEREQIIDGLKQIQAEIEAGEFDWRVDLEDVHMNIEARLTDRIGITGKKLHTGRSRNDQVATDIRLWLREEIDIILGELKRLQSGLLEQADKHAEVIMPGFTHLQTAQPVTFGHHLLAWFEMLARDAERLADCRKRVNRMPLGSAALAGTTYPIDRSVTCELLGFEAVSGNSLDGVSDRDFAIEFCAAAALAMMHLSRFSEELVLWTSSQFNFIDLPDRFCTGSSIMPQKKNPDVPELVRGKSGRVYGHLMGLLTLMKSQPLAYNKDNQEDKEPLFDAVDTLRDSLRAFADMIPAIQPKVEVMREAARRGFSTATDLADYLVRKGLPFRDCHEIVGHAVKHGVDSGKDLADMSLDELRQFSDQIEQDVFEVLTLEGSVNARDHIGGTAPAQVRAAVARGRELLGG; translated from the coding sequence ATGAGCCAAGACAAGACTACCAATCAATCCTGGGGCGGACGGTTCAGTGAACCGGTCGATGCCTTCGTCGCCCGCTTCACCGCCTCGGTGGATTTCGACAAGCGCCTGTACAAGCACGACATTCAGGGCTCGATCGCTCACGCCACCATGCTAGCCAAGGTCGGTGTGCTCAGCGACGCCGAGCGCGAGCAGATCATCGATGGCCTGAAACAGATCCAGGCCGAGATCGAAGCCGGCGAATTCGATTGGCGCGTGGACCTCGAAGACGTGCACATGAACATCGAGGCGCGACTGACCGATCGCATCGGCATCACTGGCAAGAAGCTGCATACCGGCCGCTCGCGCAACGACCAGGTCGCCACTGACATCCGTCTATGGCTCCGTGAAGAAATCGACATCATCCTCGGCGAGCTCAAGCGTCTGCAAAGCGGCCTGCTGGAGCAGGCGGACAAGCACGCCGAAGTGATCATGCCCGGCTTCACGCATCTGCAGACCGCGCAACCGGTCACCTTCGGCCACCACCTGCTGGCCTGGTTCGAGATGCTCGCGCGTGACGCCGAGCGCCTGGCCGACTGCCGCAAGCGCGTCAACCGCATGCCGCTGGGCAGCGCCGCGCTGGCCGGTACCACCTACCCTATCGATCGCAGCGTGACCTGTGAATTGCTGGGCTTCGAAGCCGTATCCGGCAACTCGCTGGACGGCGTGTCGGATCGCGACTTCGCCATCGAATTTTGCGCTGCCGCCGCGCTGGCGATGATGCACCTGTCGCGCTTTTCCGAAGAGCTGGTGCTCTGGACCAGCTCGCAGTTCAACTTCATCGACCTGCCGGACCGGTTCTGCACCGGCTCGTCGATCATGCCGCAGAAAAAGAACCCGGATGTACCTGAGCTGGTACGCGGCAAGAGCGGCCGCGTATACGGCCACCTGATGGGGCTGCTGACGCTGATGAAGAGCCAGCCGCTGGCCTACAACAAGGACAATCAGGAAGACAAGGAGCCACTGTTCGATGCCGTGGACACACTGCGTGACAGCTTGCGCGCTTTTGCTGACATGATTCCTGCCATCCAGCCCAAGGTCGAGGTGATGCGCGAAGCAGCTCGTCGCGGGTTCTCCACGGCCACCGACCTGGCCGACTATCTGGTACGCAAGGGACTGCCGTTCCGCGACTGCCACGAGATTGTTGGCCATGCGGTGAAACACGGCGTGGACAGCGGCAAGGACCTGGCGGACATGAGCCTGGACGAGCTGCGCCAGTTCAGCGACCAGATCGAGCAGGACGTGTTCGAAGTGCTGACCCTGGAAGGTTCAGTGAATGCGCGAGACCATATCGGCGGTACGGCGCCGGCTCAGGTGCGTGCAGCGGTAGCGCGTGGCAGGGAATTGCTGGGCGGCTGA
- a CDS encoding uroporphyrinogen-III C-methyltransferase, giving the protein MEPTDKNKPKGPIDTASDQATAKAGTDPVAELGGSEQSRSDADSSAAKVAGASSSSDSGSAAASAGKKPDSAAATKDAGSGSSRATAPDAKNASASKTGTGTGTGTGTGTGTGTGTGTGTGTGSGGSKPPGRPAKSSSSGGRGLASLALLIALAAGGLSLWQWYQSQAAEDGRDAALQERLEQLEQDQRQASETQAQRLEDVPRAEQLEETRRLVDDLQRSQQQLRNRLEEQGDTRTDWKLAEAEYLLRLASLRLMAAQDVRSASEMLEAVDQIMRDQPDSGVFAVREALARVQSELSALPDVDRAGIYLRLAALHDKVDRLVALPVPEFEPGSAAAEEEPAADSTWADRVLSRLERYIRVDFKRGKVITPLMDEAEMQRIHRTLQLTIEQAQWAALRGEGEVYRSSLERANEILEQLFEGDNQQVQAMRQQFSTLAERQVSVTPPDLAPVQRALNEYMQNRGQSSGGDQQDQETANE; this is encoded by the coding sequence GTGGAACCGACTGACAAGAACAAGCCGAAGGGTCCTATCGACACCGCCAGCGATCAGGCGACCGCCAAGGCTGGTACCGATCCGGTTGCAGAGCTGGGCGGCTCCGAGCAATCCCGAAGCGACGCTGATTCCAGCGCCGCCAAGGTGGCGGGAGCGAGTTCTTCTTCTGACTCCGGTTCAGCTGCTGCCAGCGCGGGTAAAAAGCCGGATTCAGCCGCGGCGACAAAGGATGCGGGTAGTGGTAGCAGCCGGGCCACTGCACCTGATGCAAAAAACGCGTCCGCATCGAAAACCGGAACCGGAACCGGAACCGGAACCGGAACCGGAACTGGTACTGGTACTGGTACTGGTACTGGTACTGGTACTGGCTCCGGCGGAAGCAAGCCGCCTGGCCGCCCAGCCAAGTCGTCTTCGTCCGGCGGCCGGGGGCTTGCCTCGCTGGCGCTGCTCATCGCCCTCGCGGCCGGAGGGCTGAGCCTATGGCAGTGGTATCAAAGCCAGGCGGCTGAAGACGGGCGTGATGCGGCGCTGCAGGAGCGGCTAGAGCAACTAGAACAGGATCAGCGCCAGGCCAGCGAAACCCAGGCGCAGCGTCTGGAAGACGTGCCTCGCGCCGAGCAGCTGGAAGAAACCCGCCGGCTGGTTGATGATTTGCAGCGCAGCCAGCAGCAGCTGCGCAACCGCTTGGAAGAGCAGGGTGATACCCGCACCGACTGGAAGCTTGCCGAGGCCGAGTATCTGCTGCGGCTCGCGTCGCTGAGACTGATGGCCGCTCAGGATGTTCGCTCGGCCAGTGAAATGCTCGAAGCCGTCGATCAGATCATGCGCGACCAGCCCGATAGCGGAGTATTCGCTGTGCGGGAAGCTCTGGCGCGCGTTCAGTCGGAGCTCAGCGCCCTGCCAGATGTCGACCGCGCCGGTATCTACCTGCGTCTGGCCGCTTTGCACGACAAGGTCGACCGCCTGGTTGCACTGCCTGTCCCCGAGTTCGAGCCCGGCTCGGCTGCCGCCGAGGAAGAGCCCGCAGCGGATAGCACATGGGCCGACCGCGTGTTGTCGCGTCTCGAGCGTTACATCCGGGTTGATTTCAAGCGCGGCAAGGTCATTACCCCGCTGATGGATGAAGCCGAGATGCAGCGAATTCATCGCACTCTCCAGCTGACCATCGAACAGGCGCAGTGGGCTGCGCTGCGTGGGGAAGGCGAGGTCTACCGTAGCAGCCTCGAGCGAGCCAACGAGATCCTCGAGCAATTATTCGAAGGAGACAACCAGCAGGTACAGGCGATGCGCCAGCAATTTTCCACGCTCGCCGAGCGTCAGGTAAGCGTGACGCCGCCGGATCTCGCACCGGTTCAGCGTGCGCTGAACGAGTATATGCAGAACAGAGGCCAGTCTTCCGGCGGCGACCAGCAGGACCAGGAGACGGCGAATGAATAA
- a CDS encoding M90 family metallopeptidase, whose product MGLFGKLSQWRESRRLEQLEIPDALWLEALGDWAVYRRYAPDTQARLRELALRLVLRKHVIAAGELDISDAMRLRIAGMAAVPVLELGLDWYDGWQTLIIYDGPFIAEHSWQDEYGIVHEELSERSGEAWYRGPVVLSWEDVLASGRNGFNVVVHELSHTLDMRREGANGAPPLHAGMDPAAWKRDMQAACDDLARRSEAGEALPVDEYALEDPAEFFAVLSETFFETPEALKAAWPTIYQHLADFYRQDPLAQIARGSPQ is encoded by the coding sequence ATGGGGTTGTTCGGCAAGCTATCACAATGGCGCGAAAGTCGGCGCCTGGAGCAGCTCGAAATCCCTGACGCGCTGTGGTTGGAAGCGCTGGGGGATTGGGCCGTCTACCGCCGCTATGCTCCGGACACCCAGGCGCGGCTGCGCGAGCTGGCGCTCCGGTTGGTGCTGCGAAAGCATGTAATAGCTGCGGGTGAGCTCGACATCAGCGACGCGATGCGGCTGCGCATCGCCGGCATGGCGGCAGTGCCAGTGCTGGAGCTGGGCCTGGACTGGTACGACGGCTGGCAGACGCTGATCATTTATGACGGTCCCTTCATCGCCGAGCATAGCTGGCAGGACGAATACGGCATCGTTCACGAGGAGCTCAGCGAACGAAGTGGCGAAGCCTGGTATCGCGGCCCGGTGGTGTTGTCCTGGGAAGATGTACTCGCCTCAGGGCGCAATGGGTTCAACGTCGTGGTGCACGAGCTCTCGCACACACTCGACATGCGCCGAGAGGGCGCCAATGGCGCGCCGCCGCTCCACGCCGGTATGGATCCGGCGGCCTGGAAGCGCGACATGCAGGCCGCATGCGACGATCTGGCCCGGCGCTCGGAAGCAGGCGAAGCTCTGCCGGTCGACGAATATGCGTTGGAAGATCCGGCCGAGTTCTTTGCCGTGTTGTCCGAGACCTTTTTCGAGACACCCGAGGCGCTCAAGGCGGCGTGGCCGACGATTTATCAGCACCTGGCTGACTTCTACCGGCAGGACCCGCTGGCGCAGATCGCTCGCGGCAGTCCTCAGTGA